The following are encoded together in the Mugil cephalus isolate CIBA_MC_2020 chromosome 18, CIBA_Mcephalus_1.1, whole genome shotgun sequence genome:
- the trpc1 gene encoding short transient receptor potential channel 1 isoform X1 — protein sequence MHISVCPCSLSVVMAALYQGTDASSPDKFLALKDVREVKEETTLDEKLFLLACEKGDYYMVKKLLEENRHGELNINCVDVLGRDAVTIAIENENLDILQLLLEHGCQATDALLVAIDSEVVGAVDILLNHRPRRSSKPSIAKLMQRIQNPEYSTTMDVAPVILAAHRNNYEILTMLLKQDISLPRPHAVGCECTLCNAKNKKDSLRHSRFRLDIYRCLASPSLIMLTEEDPILRAFELSTDLKELSLVEVEFRNDYEELAKQCKMFAKDLLAQARNSRELEVILNHTSSEDHINKRGLMEERMNLSRLKLAIKYNQKEFVAQSNCQQFLNTVWFGETASYRRKHTCLKMATVLSVAMLWPLLSVCYLLVPRSRVGQIIHTPFVKFIIHSASYFTFLLLLNLYSLVYNEDKKNIMGPPLGMIDYLLILWIIGMVWSDVKRLWYEGLEDFLEESRNQLSFVMNSLYLATFALKIVAHSKFKGQEVERKNWEAFHPILVAEGLFAFANVLSYLRLFFMYTTSSILGPLQISMGQMLQEFGKFLGLFLLVLFSFTIGLTQLYGKDRKDPDKNRPADCEGIFCQQQSNDAFHTFMGTCYALFWYIFSLAHVALFVTRISYTEELRSFVGALIIGTYNIVVVIVLTKLLVAMLHKSFRQIANHEDKEWKFARAKLWLSYFDDKCTLPPPFNILPSPKTVCYFVTSMRKWICSHTSKGKVKRQNSLKEWKNLKQKRDENYQKIMCCLVHRYLTSTRQKMQSTDQATVENLNDLRQDLSKFRNEMRDLLGFRTSKYAMFYPRS from the exons ATGCACATCAGTGTTTGTCCGTGCTCACTCTCCGTCGTAATGGCAGCTCTGTACCAGGGCACGGACGCCTCCTCTCCGGACAAATTTCTGGCCTTGAAAGACGTGAGAGAAGTGAAAGAGGAAACGACTCTGGACGAGAAGCTCTTCTTGCTGGCATGCGAGAAAG GCGACTACTACATGGTGAAGAAGCTGCTCGAGGAGAACCGACACGGCGAGCTCAACATCAACTGCGTGGACGTGCTGGGCCGAGACGCCGTGACCATCGCCATCGAGAACGAGAACCTCGACatcctgcagcttctcctggaGCACGGCTGCCAG GCGACCGATGCCTTGTTGGTGGCCATCGACTCGGAGGTGGTGGGAGCTGTGGACATCCTTCTCAACCACCGGCCGAGACGGTCTTCCAAGCCCTCTATcgct AAACTGATGCAGCGGATCCAGAACCCGGAGTATTCCACCACCATGGACGTGGCTCCAGTCATCCTGGCGGCTCACCGGAACAACTACGAGATCCTCACCATGCTGCTGAAGCAGGACATCTCTCTCCCTCGGCCTCACGCCGTCGGCTGCGAGTGCACGCTCTGCAACGCTAAAAACAAGAAGGACAGCTTGCGACACTCCAG ATTCCGTCTTGACATCTACCGCTGCCTGGCCAGCCCCTCTCTCATCATGCTGACAGAAGAAGATCCCATACTCAGGGCCTTCGAGCTGAGCACCGACCTGAAGGAGCTCAGCCTGGTTGAGGTGGAGTTCAG GAACGACTATGAGGAACTGGCGAAGCAGTGCAAGATGTTTGCCAAGGACCTGCTGGCTCAGGCTCGGAACTCCCGGGAGCTTGAAGTTATTCTCAACCACACGTCCAGCGAGGATCACATTAACAAGAGGGGCTTAATGGAGGAGCGCATGAACCTCAGCCGGCTTAAACTGGCCATAAAGTACAACCAAAAAGAG TTTGTAGCTCAGTCCAACTGTCAGCAGTTCCTCAACACCGTCTGGTTCGGAGAGACGGCCAGCTACCGGCGCAAGCACACTTGCCTAAAGATGGCAACCGTCCTGAGCGTGGCCATGCTTTGGCCGCTGCTTTCCGTCTGCTACCTTCTGGTGCCGCGCTCCCGAGTGGGCCAGATAATCCACACGCCTTTTGTTAAGTTCATCATCCACAGCGCCTCCTACTTcaccttcctgctgctgctcaacCTGTACTCTCTGGTCTACAACGAGGACAAGAAGAACATAATGGGCCCTCCGCTTGGGATGATTGATTACCTGCTCATCCTCTGGATCATAG GAATGGTGTGGTCGGACGTGAAGCGCCTGTGGTACGAGGGGCTGGAAGACTTTCTGGAAGAGTCGAGGAACCAGCTGAGTTTCGTGATGAATTCCCTCTACCTTGCCACCTTTGCCCTCAAGATTGTGGCTCATAGCAAG tTCAAAGGACAAGAAGTGGAGAGGAAGAACTGGGAGGCCTTCCATCCCATCCTGGTCGCCGAAGGCTTGTTTGCCTTTGCCAACGTTTTGAGTTACCTGCGACTCTTCTTCATGTACACCACCAGCTCCATATTGGGGCCACTACAG ATCTCAATGGGCCAGATGCTGCAGGAGTTTGGAAAGTTTCTGGGCCTCTTCCTGCTCGTGTTGTTCTCCTTCACCATTGGTCTCACCCAGCTGTACGGAAAGGACCGGAAAGACCCTGACAAGAATCGACCAGCGGACTGTGAGGGCATCTTCTGCCAGCAGCAGAGCAACGATGCATTCCACAC GTTTATGGGGACCTGCTATGCCCTTTTCTGGTACATCTTCTCCCTCGCCCACGTCGCGCTCTTCGTCACCCGCATCAGCTACACGGAGGAGCTGCGCTCTTTTGTGGGCGCCTTGATCATAGGCACCTACAACATCGTGGTGGTGATCGTGCTGACCAAGCTGCTGGTGGCCATGCTCCATAAGAGTTTCAGACAAATCGCT AATCACGAGGACAAGGAGTGGAAGTTTGCCCGGGCCAAACTTTGGCTTAGCTACTTTGACGACAAGTGTACTCTGCCTCCACCTTTCAATAtcctcccatctccaaagacTGTGTGCTACTTTGTGACCAGCATGAGAAAATGGATCTGTTCACATACGTCTAAGGGGAAAGTGAAGAGACAGAATAGCCTTAAG GAGTGGAAGAACCTGAAGCAGAAGCGCGATGAGAACTACCAGAAGATCATGTGCTGTCTGGTTCACCGCTACTTGACCTCAACGAGGCAGAAGATGCAAAGCACAGACCAGGCCACGGTGGAAAATCTGAACGACCTGCGCCAGGACCTGTCCAAGTTTCGCAATGAGATGAGGGACCTGTTGGGCTTCCGGACGTCCAAATACGCCATGTTCTACCCGAGGAGCTGA
- the pcolce2b gene encoding procollagen C-endopeptidase enhancer 2b isoform X1 — MPFMPRSESRRNACSVYPTMWRTCSIFCAWTLLFLTEVCAQSQGRPTFTCGGNITGDSGVIGSQGYPGVYPPNTKCVWRITVPEGRVVVLSFRFIDLESDNLCRYDYVDVYSGHVNGQRLGRFCGTFKPGALVSTGNKMLLQMVSDANTAGSGFLAVFSAAHPHERGEQYCGGRLDKPSGTFKTPNWPEKDYPAGVTCSWHIVAPKNQIIEVKFEKFDVERDNYCRYDHVSIFNGPEINDAKRIGKYCGDSPPAPVFSEGNQLLIQFLSDLSLTADGFIGHYKFRPKKFPTTTMPPTTTTQPATTRPIPLKYSVALCQQKCKRRGTLESNYCSSNFVITGTVITAAMRGGSMYATVSIINVYKEGSLAIQQAGKTMSTKIIILCKKCPFVRRGLNYIFMGQVDEDGRGKIAPHHFVMAFKTKNQKGLNVLKNKQC, encoded by the exons ATGCCATTCATGCCACGAAGCGAAAGCAGGAGAAACGCCTGCTCCGTTTATCCAACAATGTGGAGAACATGCAGTATTTTTTGCGCATGGACTCTACTCTTCTTGACAGAAGTCTGTGCGCAGTCTCAGGGGAG ACCTACCTTCACATGTGGCGGAAACATCACAGGGGACTCTGGAGTAATCGGGAGCCAGGGATACCCAGGAGTTTACCCTCCAAACACCAAATGTGTGTGGAGAATCACA GTCCCAGAGGGCAGGGTGGTGGTGTTGTCATTCCGCTTTATTGATCTGGAGAGCGACAACCTGTGTCGCTATGACTATGTGGATGTTTACAGTGGCCATGTCAATGGGCAAAGACTTGGTCGCTTCTGTGGGACGTTCAAGCCGGGGGCCCTTGTTTCCACGGGCAACAAGATGCTTCTGCAGATGGTATCTGATGCCAACACCGCTGGGAGTGGCTTCCTCGCCGTCTTCTCTGCCGCCCACCCACATGAAAGAG GGGAGCAGTACTGTGGAGGCAGACTGGACAAACCCTCTGGAACTTTCAAAACACCCAACTGGCCTGAGAAGGACTACCCAGCTGGGGTCACCTGCTCCTGGCATATAGTGGCACCTAAGAACCAG ATCATTGAGGTGAAGTTTGAGAAGTTTGATGTGGAACGAGATAACTACTGCCGCTACGACCACGTGTCCATTTTCAATGGGCCGGAAATAAACGACGCAAAGAGGATCGGAAAATACTGCGGAGACAGCCCCCCAGC CCCGGTGTTCTCAGAGGGGAATCAGCTGCTAATCCAGTTCCTGTCAGATCTCAGTCTGACCGCAGATGGCTTCATCGGACACTACAAGTTCAGACCAAAGAAATTCCCCACCACCACAATGCCACCCACGACTACCACGCAGCCAGCCACCACCAGGCCAATAC ctctgaagTACTCCGTTGCCCTGTGccagcagaaatgtaaaagacGAGGAACGCTCGAGAGTAATTACTGCTCCAGCAATTTTG TGATAACTGGAACCGTCATTACCGCGGCGATGAGAGGAGGAAGTATGTACGCCACCGTCTCCATCATCAACGTGTACAAGGAAGGGAGTCTGGCGATCCAGCAGGCAGGAAAGACGATGAGCACCAAGATCATTATCCTGTGCAAGAAGTGCCCATTTGTCAGAAGAG GCTTGAACTACATCTTCATGGGCCAGGTGGACGAGGACGGCCGGGGGAAGATCGCCCCGCACCACTTCGTCATGGCGTTCAAGACAAAGAACCAGAAGGGACTGAACGTTCTGAAAAACAAGCAGTGCTGA
- the pcolce2b gene encoding procollagen C-endopeptidase enhancer 2b isoform X2 produces the protein MPFMPRSESRRNACSVYPTMWRTCSIFCAWTLLFLTEVCAQSQGRPTFTCGGNITGDSGVIGSQGYPGVYPPNTKCVWRITVPEGRVVVLSFRFIDLESDNLCRYDYVDVYSGHVNGQRLGRFCGTFKPGALVSTGNKMLLQMVSDANTAGSGFLAVFSAAHPHERGEQYCGGRLDKPSGTFKTPNWPEKDYPAGVTCSWHIVAPKNQIIEVKFEKFDVERDNYCRYDHVSIFNGPEINDAKRIGKYCGDSPPAPVFSEGNQLLIQFLSDLSLTADGFIGHYKFRPKKFPTTTMPPTTTTQPATTRPIPLKYSVALCQQKCKRRGTLESNYCSSNFVITGTVITAAMRGGSMYATVSIINVYKEGSLAIQQAGKTMSTKIIILCKKCPFVRRGFLCVTSPGLNYIFMGQVDEDGRGKIAPHHFVMAFKTKNQKGLNVLKNKQC, from the exons ATGCCATTCATGCCACGAAGCGAAAGCAGGAGAAACGCCTGCTCCGTTTATCCAACAATGTGGAGAACATGCAGTATTTTTTGCGCATGGACTCTACTCTTCTTGACAGAAGTCTGTGCGCAGTCTCAGGGGAG ACCTACCTTCACATGTGGCGGAAACATCACAGGGGACTCTGGAGTAATCGGGAGCCAGGGATACCCAGGAGTTTACCCTCCAAACACCAAATGTGTGTGGAGAATCACA GTCCCAGAGGGCAGGGTGGTGGTGTTGTCATTCCGCTTTATTGATCTGGAGAGCGACAACCTGTGTCGCTATGACTATGTGGATGTTTACAGTGGCCATGTCAATGGGCAAAGACTTGGTCGCTTCTGTGGGACGTTCAAGCCGGGGGCCCTTGTTTCCACGGGCAACAAGATGCTTCTGCAGATGGTATCTGATGCCAACACCGCTGGGAGTGGCTTCCTCGCCGTCTTCTCTGCCGCCCACCCACATGAAAGAG GGGAGCAGTACTGTGGAGGCAGACTGGACAAACCCTCTGGAACTTTCAAAACACCCAACTGGCCTGAGAAGGACTACCCAGCTGGGGTCACCTGCTCCTGGCATATAGTGGCACCTAAGAACCAG ATCATTGAGGTGAAGTTTGAGAAGTTTGATGTGGAACGAGATAACTACTGCCGCTACGACCACGTGTCCATTTTCAATGGGCCGGAAATAAACGACGCAAAGAGGATCGGAAAATACTGCGGAGACAGCCCCCCAGC CCCGGTGTTCTCAGAGGGGAATCAGCTGCTAATCCAGTTCCTGTCAGATCTCAGTCTGACCGCAGATGGCTTCATCGGACACTACAAGTTCAGACCAAAGAAATTCCCCACCACCACAATGCCACCCACGACTACCACGCAGCCAGCCACCACCAGGCCAATAC ctctgaagTACTCCGTTGCCCTGTGccagcagaaatgtaaaagacGAGGAACGCTCGAGAGTAATTACTGCTCCAGCAATTTTG TGATAACTGGAACCGTCATTACCGCGGCGATGAGAGGAGGAAGTATGTACGCCACCGTCTCCATCATCAACGTGTACAAGGAAGGGAGTCTGGCGATCCAGCAGGCAGGAAAGACGATGAGCACCAAGATCATTATCCTGTGCAAGAAGTGCCCATTTGTCAGAAGAG gttttttgtgtgtgacctCGCCAGGCTTGAACTACATCTTCATGGGCCAGGTGGACGAGGACGGCCGGGGGAAGATCGCCCCGCACCACTTCGTCATGGCGTTCAAGACAAAGAACCAGAAGGGACTGAACGTTCTGAAAAACAAGCAGTGCTGA
- the trpc1 gene encoding short transient receptor potential channel 1 isoform X2: protein MVKKLLEENRHGELNINCVDVLGRDAVTIAIENENLDILQLLLEHGCQATDALLVAIDSEVVGAVDILLNHRPRRSSKPSIAKLMQRIQNPEYSTTMDVAPVILAAHRNNYEILTMLLKQDISLPRPHAVGCECTLCNAKNKKDSLRHSRFRLDIYRCLASPSLIMLTEEDPILRAFELSTDLKELSLVEVEFRNDYEELAKQCKMFAKDLLAQARNSRELEVILNHTSSEDHINKRGLMEERMNLSRLKLAIKYNQKEFVAQSNCQQFLNTVWFGETASYRRKHTCLKMATVLSVAMLWPLLSVCYLLVPRSRVGQIIHTPFVKFIIHSASYFTFLLLLNLYSLVYNEDKKNIMGPPLGMIDYLLILWIIGMVWSDVKRLWYEGLEDFLEESRNQLSFVMNSLYLATFALKIVAHSKFKGQEVERKNWEAFHPILVAEGLFAFANVLSYLRLFFMYTTSSILGPLQISMGQMLQEFGKFLGLFLLVLFSFTIGLTQLYGKDRKDPDKNRPADCEGIFCQQQSNDAFHTFMGTCYALFWYIFSLAHVALFVTRISYTEELRSFVGALIIGTYNIVVVIVLTKLLVAMLHKSFRQIANHEDKEWKFARAKLWLSYFDDKCTLPPPFNILPSPKTVCYFVTSMRKWICSHTSKGKVKRQNSLKEWKNLKQKRDENYQKIMCCLVHRYLTSTRQKMQSTDQATVENLNDLRQDLSKFRNEMRDLLGFRTSKYAMFYPRS from the exons ATGGTGAAGAAGCTGCTCGAGGAGAACCGACACGGCGAGCTCAACATCAACTGCGTGGACGTGCTGGGCCGAGACGCCGTGACCATCGCCATCGAGAACGAGAACCTCGACatcctgcagcttctcctggaGCACGGCTGCCAG GCGACCGATGCCTTGTTGGTGGCCATCGACTCGGAGGTGGTGGGAGCTGTGGACATCCTTCTCAACCACCGGCCGAGACGGTCTTCCAAGCCCTCTATcgct AAACTGATGCAGCGGATCCAGAACCCGGAGTATTCCACCACCATGGACGTGGCTCCAGTCATCCTGGCGGCTCACCGGAACAACTACGAGATCCTCACCATGCTGCTGAAGCAGGACATCTCTCTCCCTCGGCCTCACGCCGTCGGCTGCGAGTGCACGCTCTGCAACGCTAAAAACAAGAAGGACAGCTTGCGACACTCCAG ATTCCGTCTTGACATCTACCGCTGCCTGGCCAGCCCCTCTCTCATCATGCTGACAGAAGAAGATCCCATACTCAGGGCCTTCGAGCTGAGCACCGACCTGAAGGAGCTCAGCCTGGTTGAGGTGGAGTTCAG GAACGACTATGAGGAACTGGCGAAGCAGTGCAAGATGTTTGCCAAGGACCTGCTGGCTCAGGCTCGGAACTCCCGGGAGCTTGAAGTTATTCTCAACCACACGTCCAGCGAGGATCACATTAACAAGAGGGGCTTAATGGAGGAGCGCATGAACCTCAGCCGGCTTAAACTGGCCATAAAGTACAACCAAAAAGAG TTTGTAGCTCAGTCCAACTGTCAGCAGTTCCTCAACACCGTCTGGTTCGGAGAGACGGCCAGCTACCGGCGCAAGCACACTTGCCTAAAGATGGCAACCGTCCTGAGCGTGGCCATGCTTTGGCCGCTGCTTTCCGTCTGCTACCTTCTGGTGCCGCGCTCCCGAGTGGGCCAGATAATCCACACGCCTTTTGTTAAGTTCATCATCCACAGCGCCTCCTACTTcaccttcctgctgctgctcaacCTGTACTCTCTGGTCTACAACGAGGACAAGAAGAACATAATGGGCCCTCCGCTTGGGATGATTGATTACCTGCTCATCCTCTGGATCATAG GAATGGTGTGGTCGGACGTGAAGCGCCTGTGGTACGAGGGGCTGGAAGACTTTCTGGAAGAGTCGAGGAACCAGCTGAGTTTCGTGATGAATTCCCTCTACCTTGCCACCTTTGCCCTCAAGATTGTGGCTCATAGCAAG tTCAAAGGACAAGAAGTGGAGAGGAAGAACTGGGAGGCCTTCCATCCCATCCTGGTCGCCGAAGGCTTGTTTGCCTTTGCCAACGTTTTGAGTTACCTGCGACTCTTCTTCATGTACACCACCAGCTCCATATTGGGGCCACTACAG ATCTCAATGGGCCAGATGCTGCAGGAGTTTGGAAAGTTTCTGGGCCTCTTCCTGCTCGTGTTGTTCTCCTTCACCATTGGTCTCACCCAGCTGTACGGAAAGGACCGGAAAGACCCTGACAAGAATCGACCAGCGGACTGTGAGGGCATCTTCTGCCAGCAGCAGAGCAACGATGCATTCCACAC GTTTATGGGGACCTGCTATGCCCTTTTCTGGTACATCTTCTCCCTCGCCCACGTCGCGCTCTTCGTCACCCGCATCAGCTACACGGAGGAGCTGCGCTCTTTTGTGGGCGCCTTGATCATAGGCACCTACAACATCGTGGTGGTGATCGTGCTGACCAAGCTGCTGGTGGCCATGCTCCATAAGAGTTTCAGACAAATCGCT AATCACGAGGACAAGGAGTGGAAGTTTGCCCGGGCCAAACTTTGGCTTAGCTACTTTGACGACAAGTGTACTCTGCCTCCACCTTTCAATAtcctcccatctccaaagacTGTGTGCTACTTTGTGACCAGCATGAGAAAATGGATCTGTTCACATACGTCTAAGGGGAAAGTGAAGAGACAGAATAGCCTTAAG GAGTGGAAGAACCTGAAGCAGAAGCGCGATGAGAACTACCAGAAGATCATGTGCTGTCTGGTTCACCGCTACTTGACCTCAACGAGGCAGAAGATGCAAAGCACAGACCAGGCCACGGTGGAAAATCTGAACGACCTGCGCCAGGACCTGTCCAAGTTTCGCAATGAGATGAGGGACCTGTTGGGCTTCCGGACGTCCAAATACGCCATGTTCTACCCGAGGAGCTGA